Proteins co-encoded in one Arthrobacter sp. ERGS1:01 genomic window:
- the qcrA gene encoding cytochrome bc1 complex Rieske iron-sulfur subunit translates to MGNHSDGSPTGSDAVAKAGHEEVDKFQDPGLPPHRLRLADTDPKAAKRSERQVAILFGISIVGTLLFFYAYFGIRLDDTIATLRLQNMSLGLGIAFAMLGIGTGIVHWARALMPDHEVSEERHELRPEADRVAAVKIVDDIIEETGIKRRPLIRNTLIGAMALAPLPAIAIFRDLGPLPGNTLRHTLWKEGERLARDPDGTPIKASDVTIGSAFHVIPESLNSLESGKLNAKAKAVVLLMRLNPEDLKPSPGREDWSYNGIVAYSKICTHVGCPVALYEQQTHHLLCPCHQSTFDLTQECKVIFGPAVRPLPQLPIKVDSEGYLVAQSDFHEPVGPSFWERG, encoded by the coding sequence ATGGGCAACCATAGTGACGGCTCGCCGACAGGCTCGGACGCCGTAGCTAAGGCTGGTCACGAAGAGGTGGATAAGTTCCAGGACCCGGGACTTCCTCCGCATCGTTTGCGACTGGCCGACACGGATCCCAAGGCAGCAAAGCGGTCCGAGCGCCAGGTGGCGATCCTTTTCGGGATCTCCATCGTTGGCACCCTGCTGTTCTTCTATGCCTACTTTGGCATTCGACTGGACGACACCATCGCCACTTTGCGCCTGCAAAACATGAGCCTGGGCCTTGGCATCGCCTTCGCCATGCTCGGCATCGGCACCGGTATCGTGCACTGGGCACGCGCCCTGATGCCCGACCACGAAGTCTCCGAGGAACGCCATGAGCTGCGTCCCGAGGCAGACCGTGTTGCCGCCGTCAAGATCGTTGACGACATCATCGAGGAAACCGGCATCAAGCGCCGCCCGTTGATCCGCAACACCCTCATCGGCGCGATGGCCCTGGCCCCGCTGCCGGCCATCGCCATCTTCCGCGACCTGGGCCCGCTGCCGGGCAACACCCTCCGCCACACCCTGTGGAAGGAAGGCGAGCGTCTGGCACGCGACCCCGACGGCACCCCCATCAAGGCCTCGGACGTCACCATCGGTTCGGCATTCCATGTGATCCCCGAGTCCCTGAACTCGCTGGAGTCCGGCAAGCTCAACGCGAAGGCCAAGGCCGTCGTCCTGCTGATGCGCCTGAACCCCGAGGACCTCAAGCCGTCTCCCGGCCGCGAGGACTGGTCCTACAACGGCATCGTCGCCTACTCGAAGATCTGCACGCACGTCGGCTGCCCCGTGGCACTGTACGAGCAGCAGACGCACCACCTGCTGTGCCCGTGCCACCAGTCGACCTTCGACCTGACACAGGAGTGCAAGGTCATCTTCGGACCGGCCGTTCGCCCGCTGCCCCAGCTGCCCATCAAGGTGGACAGCGAAGGCTACCTGGTCGCCCAGAGCGACTTCCACGAACCTGTTGGACCGAGCTTCTGGGAGCGTGGCTAA
- the qcrB gene encoding cytochrome bc1 complex cytochrome b subunit, with product MSTATQTPFEPKTSTGRITNFVDQRVGGSGMLREFGRKVFPDHWSFMFGEVALYAFVILLLSGTFLTFFFDPSMAETHYTGSYVPLKGVEMSVAYSSSLNISFDIRGGLLMRQIHHWSALLFVAAVSVHMLRVFFTGAFRKPRELNWVVGGVLLILSMAAGFTGYSLPDDLLSGNGLRIIDGVIKSIPVVGTYISFFLFGGEFPGTAIIGRLYMMHIMLVPAMLLLMIAIHLFMVVVHKHTQYPGPGRNDRNVVGYPLGPVYAAKAGGFFFIVFGVIALVAALFTINPIWNYGPYDPSPVSAGTQPDWYIGWVDGALRLMPGWLFNIPMEWEIPLPWGVNSLTLNVLIPALIPAGLVFTLLFTYPWIERWVTRDDREHHVLDRPRNAPTRTAIGVAGFIFYCVMWAAASSDLIATHFQVSLNDVTYWLRALFFIGPILGFIVAKRVALALQRKDREIALHGRETGRIVRLPHGEFQEMHAQVDEYKRYKLVGFESPIPEDGIPNENGIVTKKENWRGKLSHFFFEDRVAPATPAELAAGHGHHEAIESGDESKTITH from the coding sequence ATGAGTACTGCAACGCAAACACCGTTTGAGCCCAAGACGTCCACCGGACGCATCACGAACTTCGTCGACCAGCGTGTTGGCGGTTCGGGCATGCTGCGTGAATTCGGCCGGAAGGTCTTCCCCGACCACTGGTCCTTCATGTTCGGTGAAGTGGCCCTCTACGCCTTCGTCATCCTGCTGCTCTCGGGCACGTTCCTGACGTTCTTCTTTGATCCGTCCATGGCGGAAACCCACTACACGGGTTCCTACGTCCCGCTCAAGGGCGTCGAGATGTCGGTGGCGTACAGCTCCTCGCTGAACATCTCCTTCGACATCCGCGGCGGCCTGCTGATGCGCCAGATCCACCACTGGTCGGCCTTGCTGTTCGTGGCCGCGGTCTCCGTGCACATGCTCCGCGTGTTCTTCACGGGTGCGTTCCGCAAGCCCCGTGAACTGAACTGGGTTGTCGGCGGCGTGCTGCTGATCCTGTCCATGGCAGCAGGCTTCACCGGTTACTCGCTCCCCGATGACCTGCTCTCCGGTAACGGCCTGCGCATCATCGACGGCGTCATCAAGTCGATCCCCGTGGTCGGCACGTACATCTCCTTCTTCCTCTTCGGCGGGGAGTTCCCGGGCACGGCCATCATCGGCCGCCTGTACATGATGCACATCATGCTGGTTCCGGCCATGCTCCTGCTCATGATCGCGATCCACTTGTTCATGGTGGTCGTTCACAAGCACACCCAGTACCCCGGCCCGGGCCGCAACGACCGCAACGTCGTCGGTTACCCCCTCGGCCCGGTATACGCCGCCAAGGCCGGTGGATTCTTCTTCATCGTCTTCGGCGTGATCGCCCTGGTTGCCGCACTGTTCACGATCAACCCGATCTGGAACTACGGCCCCTACGACCCCTCCCCCGTATCCGCAGGCACCCAGCCTGACTGGTACATCGGTTGGGTTGACGGCGCCCTGCGCCTCATGCCGGGCTGGCTGTTCAACATCCCCATGGAATGGGAAATCCCGCTTCCGTGGGGCGTGAACTCGCTAACCTTGAACGTGCTGATCCCGGCATTGATCCCGGCCGGCCTGGTCTTCACCCTGCTGTTCACCTACCCCTGGATTGAGCGCTGGGTAACCCGCGACGACCGCGAACACCACGTTCTCGACCGCCCGCGCAACGCCCCGACCCGTACGGCGATCGGTGTTGCAGGCTTCATCTTCTACTGCGTCATGTGGGCAGCTGCCAGCTCCGACTTGATCGCAACGCACTTCCAGGTGTCCTTGAACGACGTCACGTACTGGCTGCGTGCGCTGTTCTTCATCGGCCCGATCCTTGGCTTCATCGTTGCCAAGCGCGTAGCCCTGGCGCTGCAGCGCAAGGACCGCGAGATTGCCCTGCACGGCCGTGAGACCGGACGCATTGTGCGCCTGCCGCACGGTGAGTTCCAGGAAATGCACGCCCAGGTCGACGAGTACAAGCGCTACAAGCTGGTTGGCTTCGAGTCCCCCATCCCCGAGGATGGGATCCCGAACGAAAACGGCATCGTCACGAAGAAGGAAAACTGGCGCGGCAAGCTCAGCCACTTCTTCTTCGAGGACCGTGTTGCCCCGGCCACCCCGGCCGAGTTGGCAGCCGGCCACGGCCACCACGAGGCCATCGAGTCTGGTGACGAGAGCAAGACGATCACGCACTAG
- a CDS encoding HPr family phosphocarrier protein: MYTRKATIAASVGLHARPAAVFVRAVNQTGLPVTLAKEGLTPVDGRSLLEVMTADFLCGTEVELAVNSAEFDDAVVREAVDRLAELLCTDLTDPA, translated from the coding sequence ATGTACACCCGGAAAGCCACGATCGCGGCAAGTGTGGGCTTGCACGCCCGGCCTGCCGCAGTCTTTGTCCGTGCCGTCAACCAGACCGGCCTGCCCGTCACCCTCGCCAAGGAGGGCCTGACGCCGGTGGATGGCCGCTCACTGTTGGAGGTCATGACGGCGGACTTCCTGTGTGGCACCGAGGTGGAGCTTGCGGTGAATTCCGCCGAGTTCGACGACGCCGTGGTCCGGGAAGCGGTGGACCGCCTTGCGGAGCTGCTGTGCACCGACCTGACCGACCCCGCGTAG
- a CDS encoding cytochrome c oxidase subunit 4: MKIEAWFFILMGVFFIPVATVYGFMVQWHEHVGYLGIYLVAGLVLMIGIYLHYTGNRVGPRPEDRVDAEIHEGSGEQGHFSPWSWWPLVLGLACATGFLGLAVGWWILFIGAGLAAIALIGWVYEYSRGDHAH; the protein is encoded by the coding sequence GTGAAAATTGAAGCCTGGTTCTTCATCCTGATGGGTGTGTTCTTCATCCCCGTCGCCACGGTTTACGGATTCATGGTCCAGTGGCACGAGCACGTCGGTTACCTGGGGATCTACTTGGTTGCCGGCCTGGTTCTGATGATCGGCATCTACCTGCACTACACGGGCAACCGTGTGGGACCGCGTCCCGAGGACCGGGTCGACGCCGAAATCCATGAGGGTTCCGGCGAGCAGGGCCACTTCAGCCCCTGGAGCTGGTGGCCGCTGGTCCTCGGCCTGGCATGCGCCACCGGGTTCCTCGGCCTGGCTGTCGGCTGGTGGATCCTGTTCATCGGCGCCGGCCTTGCCGCGATCGCCCTCATCGGCTGGGTTTACGAATACAGCCGCGGTGACCACGCGCACTAG
- the ctaD gene encoding aa3-type cytochrome oxidase subunit I, which yields MSTLEYSATEVNSAAPRVVPVSKGRIVVNWITSTDHKTIGYMYLIASFIFFCVGGVMALIIRAELFEPGMQILQTKDQYNQLFTMHGTIMLLMFATPLFAGFANVIMPLQIGAPDVAFPRLNALAFWFFLFGSTIAVSGFITPQGAAAFGWFAYAPLSNTTFSPGVGGDLWVFGLALSGFGTILGSVNFITTIICLRAPGMTMWRMPIFTWNTLVTAILVLMAFPPLAAALFALGADRRFGAHIFDPENGGAMLWQHLFWFFGHPEVYIIALPFFGIVSEIFPVFSRKPIFGYKGLVFATIAIAALSVTVWAHHMYVTGQVLLPFFSFMTMLIAVPTGVKFFNWIGTMWRGSLTFETPMLWSLGFLVTFLFGGLTGIILASPPLDFHVSDTYFVVAHFHYVVFGTVVFAMFAGFYFWWPKFTGRMLNERLGKIHFWMLFLGFHGTFLIQHWLGVLGMPRRYADYMPQDGFTWMNQFSTISSFVLGASMIPWFWNVYITWRNGKKVEVDDPWGFGASLEWATSCPPPRHNFTSLPRIRSERPALDLHHPELAPHYQPAPVAAASKGAGK from the coding sequence CTGCGTGGGCGGCGTCATGGCGCTGATCATCCGCGCGGAGCTGTTTGAGCCCGGTATGCAGATCCTGCAGACCAAGGACCAGTACAACCAGCTGTTCACCATGCACGGCACGATCATGTTGCTGATGTTTGCAACGCCGCTGTTCGCCGGCTTCGCCAACGTCATCATGCCGTTGCAAATCGGTGCCCCCGACGTCGCGTTCCCGCGACTGAACGCACTGGCCTTCTGGTTCTTCCTGTTCGGCAGCACCATCGCCGTCTCCGGCTTCATCACCCCCCAGGGTGCTGCCGCCTTCGGCTGGTTCGCTTACGCGCCGCTGTCCAACACCACCTTCAGCCCCGGCGTCGGTGGCGACTTGTGGGTGTTTGGCCTGGCCCTGTCGGGTTTCGGTACCATCCTTGGTTCCGTCAACTTCATCACCACCATCATCTGCCTGCGTGCCCCCGGCATGACCATGTGGCGCATGCCGATCTTCACCTGGAACACGCTGGTTACGGCCATCCTGGTCCTGATGGCGTTCCCGCCGCTGGCTGCCGCACTGTTCGCACTGGGTGCCGACCGCCGTTTCGGGGCGCATATCTTCGATCCGGAAAATGGTGGCGCCATGCTGTGGCAGCACTTGTTCTGGTTCTTCGGCCACCCCGAGGTGTACATCATTGCGCTGCCGTTCTTCGGCATCGTCTCGGAGATCTTCCCGGTCTTCAGTCGAAAGCCGATCTTTGGCTACAAGGGCCTGGTCTTTGCAACGATCGCCATCGCCGCCCTGTCCGTGACCGTGTGGGCCCACCACATGTACGTCACCGGCCAGGTACTGCTGCCGTTCTTCTCCTTCATGACGATGCTGATCGCGGTGCCCACCGGTGTGAAGTTCTTCAACTGGATCGGCACCATGTGGCGCGGTTCGCTCACCTTTGAGACACCCATGCTGTGGAGCCTCGGCTTCCTGGTGACGTTCCTCTTCGGTGGCCTGACCGGCATCATCCTGGCGTCCCCGCCGTTGGACTTCCACGTCTCGGACACGTACTTTGTGGTCGCCCACTTCCACTACGTGGTGTTCGGCACCGTGGTGTTCGCCATGTTCGCCGGCTTCTACTTCTGGTGGCCCAAGTTCACCGGGCGCATGCTCAACGAACGCCTCGGCAAGATCCACTTCTGGATGCTGTTCCTCGGCTTCCACGGCACGTTCCTGATCCAGCACTGGCTCGGTGTCCTGGGCATGCCGCGTCGCTACGCCGACTACATGCCCCAGGATGGTTTCACCTGGATGAACCAGTTCTCCACGATTTCCTCGTTCGTGCTCGGCGCGTCCATGATCCCGTGGTTCTGGAACGTCTACATCACCTGGCGCAACGGCAAGAAGGTCGAAGTTGACGATCCGTGGGGCTTCGGTGCCTCACTCGAGTGGGCAACCTCCTGCCCGCCGCCGCGTCACAACTTCACCTCGCTGCCGCGCATCCGTTCCGAGCGACCCGCCCTGGATCTTCACCATCCCGAGCTGGCCCCGCACTACCAGCCGGCACCCGTGGCCGCAGCATCGAAGGGAGCTGGCAAGTGA